A window of Ignavibacteriales bacterium contains these coding sequences:
- a CDS encoding NADH-quinone oxidoreductase subunit C, whose product MNTKELIVEKVKEKFGESVEEVSDFRDDLCITIKKDQIVNLGKFLKEDPDLQFIMCKDVTAIDWATRKKRFTTVYHIYSFKLNYSLRLKSNIDDDPPTIETVSSVWQSANWYERETWDMYGIKFINHPDFRRMYMPEGFEYHPLRKDFPVLGIPGSLPLPFKAE is encoded by the coding sequence ATGAATACCAAAGAACTAATTGTTGAAAAAGTAAAAGAAAAATTTGGCGAATCCGTAGAAGAAGTTTCAGATTTTAGAGACGATCTCTGTATTACAATTAAGAAGGATCAGATTGTTAATCTTGGAAAGTTTTTGAAAGAAGATCCCGATCTTCAATTCATTATGTGTAAAGATGTAACTGCAATTGATTGGGCAACCCGCAAAAAAAGATTTACAACAGTTTACCACATCTATTCTTTCAAATTAAATTACTCGTTAAGACTTAAATCGAATATTGATGATGATCCTCCAACAATAGAAACTGTCTCATCTGTTTGGCAAAGTGCTAATTGGTATGAACGCGAGACGTGGGATATGTACGGAATTAAATTTATCAACCATCCCGATTTTAGAAGAATGTATATGCCCGAAGGATTTGAATACCACCCGTTGAGAAAAGATTTTCCTGTTCTGGGTATTCCCGGTTCATTGCCACTTCCTTTTAAAGCAGAATAG
- a CDS encoding NADH-quinone oxidoreductase subunit B — MGLEAVLQKDGFLTTTIDAIVAWSRKSSVWPMPMGISCCAIEMIATADPKYDIARFGSEVMRFSPRQSDLMIVAGTVTYKMAQVVRRIYDQMPEPKWVIAMGACTSSGGMYRSYSVVQGIDQFLPVDVYTAGCPPRPENLLNALMTIQDKIGKTKARDFQNRSLAELEHSQN; from the coding sequence ATGGGATTAGAAGCGGTACTTCAAAAGGATGGATTTTTAACAACTACAATAGATGCAATAGTTGCGTGGTCTCGCAAAAGTTCGGTATGGCCAATGCCGATGGGAATTTCCTGCTGTGCAATTGAAATGATAGCTACTGCAGATCCTAAATATGATATAGCAAGATTTGGTTCCGAAGTAATGCGTTTTAGCCCGCGTCAATCCGATCTTATGATTGTAGCCGGAACCGTAACATATAAAATGGCTCAAGTTGTTAGAAGAATTTATGATCAAATGCCGGAACCAAAATGGGTTATTGCAATGGGCGCTTGTACTTCTTCCGGCGGAATGTACCGTTCATATAGCGTTGTGCAAGGGATAGATCAATTTCTTCCGGTTGATGTTTACACTGCCGGCTGTCCGCCTCGTCCGGAAAATTTATTAAATGCATTAATGACAATTCAAGATAAAATTGGAAAAACCAAAGCACGCGATTTTCAAAACAGATCACTTGCTGAACTTGAACACTCTCAAAACTGA
- a CDS encoding NADH-quinone oxidoreductase subunit A, translating to MIFDYIPIILVIIVAAAFGGIVVFSSTLFGPQRPNKIKTMTYESGKDPVGSTHERISIKYYLVTMMFIIFDIEVIYVYPWAVQFKKLFADLGIFAFMPMLIFLIVLELGFLYVYMKGGLKWD from the coding sequence ATGATATTTGATTACATACCTATTATTCTAGTAATAATTGTAGCTGCTGCTTTTGGAGGAATAGTTGTTTTTTCCTCAACTCTTTTTGGCCCACAGCGTCCCAATAAAATTAAAACAATGACTTATGAAAGCGGTAAAGATCCTGTTGGTTCAACACACGAAAGGATTTCGATTAAGTATTATCTTGTTACAATGATGTTCATCATTTTTGATATCGAAGTAATTTATGTTTATCCATGGGCGGTACAATTCAAAAAATTATTTGCCGATCTTGGAATTTTTGCTTTTATGCCAATGCTTATCTTCTTAATTGTACTTGAATTGGGATTTCTTTATGTCTATATGAAAGGCGGATTGAAATGGGATTAG
- a CDS encoding aspartate aminotransferase family protein, with the protein MKDYKAITQQYEIDVYPRRDIVLVKGKGARVWDDQGNEYIDMAAGISVANVGHANDKVVEAISKQAATLITCPNTFYNDTKAIFLEKLFSIVPKNLTKTFLTNSGTEAIEAAIKFARLNTKKTKFIAAMKGFHGRTMGALSATYKKEYREGFKPLVPGFSFVPFNNFEKLAEAVDDDTAGIILEPIQGEGGINIGQKEYFQKVRQLCDEKNILLIIDEIQTGFCRTGKMFAIEYLEIEADMMTLAKSIAGGFPMGALLCSDKITVEKSKHGSTFGGNPLACAAGIAAIDFMLENKLWEQAEAKGKYFKEKLEKHPLSKVREIRIIGLMIGIELKDKSQPVILELLNHKILSLPAGTTVLRMLPPLVISYEDLDTVVEKLIEILT; encoded by the coding sequence ATGAAAGATTACAAAGCAATCACCCAGCAATACGAAATTGATGTTTATCCGCGCCGCGATATTGTATTGGTAAAAGGTAAAGGAGCGCGAGTGTGGGACGATCAAGGCAATGAATATATCGACATGGCGGCGGGAATAAGTGTAGCAAATGTCGGACATGCTAATGATAAAGTTGTTGAAGCAATTTCTAAACAGGCTGCAACTCTTATTACTTGCCCAAATACTTTTTACAATGATACTAAAGCAATCTTTTTGGAAAAACTTTTCAGTATAGTACCTAAGAATTTAACTAAGACATTCCTAACGAACAGCGGAACCGAAGCAATTGAAGCGGCAATAAAGTTTGCACGTTTGAACACAAAGAAAACAAAATTCATTGCAGCAATGAAAGGCTTTCACGGCAGAACAATGGGTGCGTTAAGCGCAACTTATAAAAAAGAGTACCGCGAAGGATTTAAACCGCTTGTGCCGGGTTTCTCTTTCGTTCCTTTCAACAATTTTGAAAAGCTTGCAGAAGCCGTTGATGATGATACCGCAGGGATCATTCTAGAACCGATCCAGGGCGAAGGCGGAATTAATATTGGGCAGAAAGAATATTTCCAAAAAGTTAGACAGCTTTGCGATGAAAAAAATATTCTTCTGATTATTGATGAGATACAAACTGGATTCTGCAGAACCGGAAAAATGTTTGCGATTGAGTATCTAGAAATCGAAGCAGATATGATGACGCTTGCAAAATCAATCGCCGGCGGATTTCCGATGGGTGCATTACTTTGTTCTGATAAAATAACAGTTGAAAAAAGTAAACACGGCTCAACCTTTGGCGGCAACCCGCTTGCATGCGCCGCGGGAATAGCTGCAATAGATTTTATGCTTGAAAATAAATTGTGGGAACAAGCCGAAGCAAAAGGAAAATATTTCAAAGAGAAATTGGAAAAACATCCGCTCTCAAAAGTCCGTGAGATTAGAATCATCGGATTGATGATCGGCATAGAATTAAAAGATAAATCTCAGCCGGTAATACTTGAATTACTTAATCATAAAATACTTTCTTTACCTGCCGGAACAACTGTATTACGTATGCTACCGCCATTGGTAATTAGTTATGAAGACCTAGATACTGTGGTAGAAAAATTAATTGAAATTCTTACTTAA
- a CDS encoding [LysW]-aminoadipate kinase → MLLIKIGGGKDLNLVGIVKDLAALNEKFIIVHGANALRDDLAKKLGIEKKVITSLSGYDSVFSDENTIDLAMMAYAGLRNKRIVELFQKNGVNAVGLSGLDGKVIQGKRNSGIKVREGGKTLLLRDFSGKPKAINKQLLDLLLYNGYTPVLSVPLIDENNFAINSENDDIIALLQKEFKAEKIISLIEAPGFLLDKNDPSSLVSNISKAELEVMEQKVEGRMKRKILALRKLFESGDTTVILSDGRTENPIKDALNGKGTTIQ, encoded by the coding sequence ATGCTTTTAATTAAGATTGGCGGAGGGAAGGATTTAAATCTTGTTGGGATTGTAAAAGATTTAGCGGCACTTAACGAAAAATTTATTATTGTTCATGGTGCCAATGCTTTGCGTGATGATCTTGCAAAAAAACTTGGTATTGAAAAAAAAGTTATTACTTCGCTTTCCGGTTATGATTCTGTCTTTAGTGACGAGAATACAATTGATCTTGCTATGATGGCATATGCCGGTTTAAGGAATAAAAGAATAGTAGAATTATTTCAGAAGAATGGAGTTAATGCAGTTGGTCTTTCCGGTTTAGATGGCAAAGTTATACAGGGTAAACGAAATAGTGGTATCAAGGTCCGTGAAGGCGGGAAGACATTATTGTTAAGAGATTTTTCCGGTAAACCGAAGGCGATAAATAAGCAACTCTTAGATTTGTTGTTATATAATGGTTACACTCCTGTTCTTAGTGTTCCGTTGATTGATGAAAATAATTTCGCGATAAATTCCGAGAACGATGACATTATAGCTTTGCTTCAAAAAGAATTCAAGGCTGAAAAAATAATTTCTCTAATTGAAGCTCCGGGATTTTTATTAGACAAAAACGATCCTTCATCACTTGTCTCTAATATTTCAAAAGCTGAACTTGAAGTAATGGAACAAAAGGTGGAAGGAAGAATGAAAAGAAAAATTCTTGCTCTAAGAAAATTATTCGAGTCGGGAGATACAACTGTTATTCTTTCAGACGGCAGAACAGAAAATCCAATTAAAGATGCACTAAATGGAAAGGGAACAACAATACAATGA